The genomic interval AACGGCCTGCTCCCCGGCTGGGAAGGACAGTCCGTCCTCTGCCAAGCTACTCACAGCCCAGGTGGGCAGCTTCAGGCCCCAGCAAGTTCAGGCCAGGCACCATAAATGGTTGGTTACTAACGACCAAGTGCAAAAAACAGACTTCTACACATGATTACACCAGTGGCCCAGCTAAGCAAGACCACAGGATAGGGATGAGCTATCTGACCctatctccctccccacccctcaaaaCCCCACAGACCCCCAGTTGAAGACGAGGGTGTATGTCCTCTGAGAGTGGTTCAGGTTCACACACTTGTCCATGTAGAACTTCATGGCCCAGTTTAGCACCAGCTGGATGCAGGCTTCTAGGGTCAACCACAAGCCTTCCACATAAGGGAAGTGGCGAGGCACCTGAGGGAAGAGGTATTGCTGGTACCTAGCCAGCTACCCCCTAACAAGCACCTACCGCATACCTGGTAAATCAcagccattatttcattctttcctgaATGGTCCTAGAAgtgttatgcccattttacagatggggtgATGGAAGCTCAGAGAGAACTTTGGTTCTTACCCCAGCCTCATCTACCAAATGAGTGCACATCTGTCCCACCAGGGGTGGAAGACTGAGGCCAGGTACAGGAATGGTACACATGGCCCACATTCTGCCCTCCTTGGGCAGCCCTCAGGGGTTCACTCTCCATCCGCTCCGTAGGCACCAGGACAAGACTCACCATGCAGTACCTGGAGGGCCACCTGCAGGAGCTGTGTGTTGAAGGCTGAGGGAGGCGTCCTTCAGGGGGCCAGGCAGGGTTCACGATGGGCCAGCTGCAGCCGAGCTGTTTGCCTACTGCCCAAGGAGCAGCCTGCGCTGGGGAGTTGCTAATGAAGAGGCACCACAGGTCAAGGGGGTTCAGTGGGTCCCCACAGTCAGACTGGAGGGCAAGCCCTGAGCAAGTTCCCCTAGGGGGAGGGAATGGGAATGGGAGGACTGAAGGGAAGGTACTCAAATAAGCTTGACCAGCACTGAGCATCCTTCTAGCTGCCATTAGGGGCTATTCCACATACCCCCCATATGAACCGCACAACtgcccctgttttacagatgtggaaacaggcTGGGAAGTCCTGCTACCATCTGCCCATAGTTACATGCAGCTATCAGCTGCAGAACTTAGATTCAAACTCCCAATGAAGGGCTGTTCCAGAACTATTTAAAGATTGAAGTTATATGGCAAGATTTGGATGATACCAATGGTACTAAAATAAAAGCTGAGTTTATCTTTACCCCGTCTCTACCAGTAACTGCTTGCTTTGTGTCAGTGTGAGCAGCTGGCCTGTGTGTAAGCAGACTCATCCCTGAATTGTCCCCAGTTAATTCTTTTTACCATTTGGGCTCCTGACCACCTTGCCATGCTGCTTCGAAGAAGGATTATCTTGTCCCAGAGGGCCTAGAGCAGACCAAGGACCAGAAAGGAGTTGAAAGGTTTTTTAGAAAGGAGAAGAATTTAAGGCAGTTGTGTAGTGTTTGTTGAGTATCTACTGCATGCCAGCTCTGTCCTAGAGGCCAGGGGTGCAGGGTGGGGATGGGCCCTTACCCCTGATTTTGGCCTGGCTGGACAGCTCAACCCTTAAGGAGGACCCTGGACTCTGGAGGTTCCTGCTCAGCCTGGCTCCCCAGACACAGGGTGAAggtcagggaggaggaggaggtaacACGGGGCTCTGGTGTCCTGGGCTCTCAGTGGGGGAGGCAGCAAGGGAGTCCCAGGTCAGGGGCCATTGGGAGGTAGGGCTGAGTGTTGGAGGGCACCTGACAGAGAGGCCATCAGGAGGGAAGTCCCCTCCCCCCAGTATCTCCAGGATGCCAAGTCCAGCTCCTGTGGTGGCGCAGACCAGGCATGGGGGGATGAGTTGTCCTCGCAGGGGCTCCCCAGGTACACAGCTGGCAGAGGgaggctcagctcagctcagggacgggaagggcagggggagggcccCCACGGAGGGCCCCCACCCGCCACCCGCCACTCCAGCTCCCAAGGTAGACCCATTGCCCAGACCTTACCGAGAAGCAAGACCCGAGCAACACGCAGAAGTGCCCTGGGGACAGCCATAATGAGAAGAAACATTGCCTACTCCCCACAAGCCTCCTTAAATTGGCCCACAGAAGGCTGGAGAAGGAACAAGCCTCACCTGGAGCCCACACGTGAGCCTAGGGCACGGCTGAGCTAGGCCAAGCCCAGCACTTCCACGTTCCCCCACCAGGGCCCCCCACCCACCTGCAATGCCTTCTGATTTTAGAAAAGGTTCTGAAGCCCTCCTCACTCACGTGGGATTTAATAAGGCTGGCAGAAGGCTCACCGCACAGTGGACTTAACTTTCTCATCTGTAGGATGATAATGGTGGCACCTACCACACAGGCCGTTATGGAGTTTCTGTAACACAGTGCTTCGCACAGTGTCTGCACATAGAAAGAGCTCCATCCACGTTCTCTGTGGGTGTCATCTGATGATTCTTGTTCAAGAGGAGGGAGGAGCATGATGATGATTCTGTCTGGGGGGCAGGAGCCAGGGAGGGTTCAAGGAGCAGGTACCGTTagagatggaccttgaaggctgAGAACAGAGGGaaatgggggcggggagggcattCCTGGCAGGTGGCATGGCCTGAGCAAAGGTGGAGAGGCTGGATGTGCAGGAGTCAGGGGAAGCAAAACAGAGGTGCAGGATGCGTCACGGTGAGGGATGAGACTGCGTAGGCCCAGAGGCTCTGAAAGCCAGGCTGAGGTGTTCAAACTGGATCCTGGGGGCTGTCAGGAGTCAAGGAAGGTATCAGAACAGAGGAGGGACTTGGGGAGATTCAGCCAGCAGCAGAATCAGATCAGAAGCATGTTCCTTTACTCACTGGACCTTTAAGGAGTGCTCAAGACTTTTCtcgcttataaaaataaaaccatgatcACCCTCAGATGCACATCTTCGAATCATCATCCAATTATTTCCTCTGAATAAATTCTTAGGATTGGAATGCCTGAACCATAAAATTGGCATACTTTCTCTCTAGATTAGTCATCTGATGGCACAATTACCAGTTATTTGCCCTTGAAATGGATGTCTCTTGCCACAGTCATAACAGTGGTTAAATAACTGTGAGCCCTACCATGGCCAACTGCTTTGCAAGCATTTCTCCTGTAACCCTCACAGCAGCTTCAGAGGGTTATTACGGACAACTGTACAGTGAGGaagcaaggctcagagaggtcgggtaacttgcccaaggtcacacagcctgtgaATCAGCTCTGCCTCTGACCCTGTAGAGAACCATAGGCTGGAAGGCAGTAGGCAAGGAAGCAGTACTGGGCTGCGGGGGGACAGGGGAGGTGGGGGTTGGAGTGACTCCAACTCCAGGAAACAGGGACCCAACCACAGTGCGGTTGTAAAGAGtaaatgaggacttccctggtggcgcagtggttaagaatccacctgccagtggaggggacacgggttcaagccctggtctgggaagatcccacattgccgcagagcaactaagcccgtgcaccacaacaactgagcctgtgctctagagcccgcgagccacaactactgagcccatgtgccacaactactgaagcgcacgcacctagagtccgtgctctgcaacaaagaaaagccaccacaacgaagagtagcccctgcttgccacaactagaaaaaagcctgcgcgctgcaacgaagacccaacacagccaaaaagaaataagtgtgttaaaaaaagaaaaaaagaagagtaaatgaGCCTCAAAACAGGAAGCGCTTAGCATGGAACCTGGCCCACTAGGAGCGGTTCAATAACACATATTCTTCTCAATGACCTGGAGGTGGTTTGAACCTGCCAAGGTGGGCACGTTTGGaggtgctgccgccttgtggtgGTCCTGAGCATTGCATGAAGCTGGCCACCGGGGGACCCAACTCCCAGCATGCCCCAAGTCAAAGGCCACCAGGCCCCCGGGGTGGGAAAAGACATCTCCCCCCACCCAATCCCAGCAGCGGTCTGCCTCATCCTCTCAGGCCCCAGGAAAGCAATTTCCTATTACACCCGGCTCTGCCACCTCCAGTCCATTCACCTCTCTGCACCTGTTTCCCACCCATCAAATGGGATAATACGAGTTAGCCTAGTCACTAAAAACTGTCCCTCATCCCCTGCCCAGGAAAGAGACAGGCTGGAGAGAGTGTTTCCCACCTCTACAGGGCTGGGGTGTTTGGGGGAGGCATTCCAGCTCCATGCATGGCCCCCCAGAGTAGAGTtgcagataaaatacaggatgcccagttcaatttcaatttcagataaacaatgaagaaCTTTTCAGTGCATATATGTTCCATGCAATATTAGGGACATACTTATACTCAAGTATTGCTTGTTGTTTaaatcaaacaaaatttaatCGCTCACCCTGTTATTTTATTTGCTATGTCTGGCAATCCTACCCTGGAGGGTTCAGTGCAGAAGCAGGATTGTGCTGCCTGGGGGAGGCAACTACCCATTCTGTGCCAGCTGCTTTGGACCTCCCACTTCAGCTCTCACAAGCTGGTTGGGGGAGTCTATCTTAGCCCTACTTCACCAAGAGGCCACTGAAATTCCCGCTGGCTCAAAGCCACATGGCTGATATGCGCAGGGACCTAGGAGAGAGTTGGGGCTGCAGCTTCCAGGATAGATGCAGGCCCTGGCCATAGGAGCTCACAGAGGGGGAGGCCAAGATCGCTACAGGCTATCAGCACAGTCATGGAGGAAGCCCAGAGGAGGCTCCCAAGCCAGCTCTAGGGAGACAGAGGCTACCTTGAGGGGGTGAACTAAGGGAAGAGTGAGCTGTAGTCAGGCTCAGGTGGTATCTGCCCAGCAGGCTCCCCTCCCAGCAGTGTTATTTTAGGAGGCTTGCAGAAAGAGGGCAATGCCTACCCCAAAGGAGACTGGCAGCACCACGGTGGAACCCCAGGCATCTGCAGGGGGGCATTGATGGGTGGGGAGGTACCAGACAGGCCCAGTGCTAGCCACTGTGAGTGATGCATTGCCAGAGACATCGGCCTCTGGCTCTGAgggcccccagccctgctccccatCACCACATCCCTGCTCATCCccaacagaaaaggagaaaactcaACTTCTTGAGGATTTATTGGACCGGGGGCTGTGCTGCCTTCCAGCTAGACCCCAGCAGCCCCTGCATCAGGAAGGGGCTGCCAGAGAATCAGTCCTCAGGGTCCCCACTAGTGTTCTGCATTTCTCCAAGTGCCTGCTGCTCCTCCGTCAGCCACACTGCCATGGGGTGACCTGGCGGAGCCGTTGGGAATCCTGTAAGTCCCCAGCTTGCCAAGTGATCTTGGCCATATTCCTTGCCTTGTCTGGGCCTTAGTCTCCTTACGCTCCATGGGAGTATGTTATTGTCCTGTCAAAAGACAGGGCTGGGCCCACTCACAGTCCAGTCCAACTCAGTATCACAGATTCCATGGAAGCAGATGGGGTTCAGATCCTGTCTGTGAGTCACCGTAGCTGCTGCTCTGAGGTCTTTGTCTCTCAGTTTCCGTCCAGCTTAAACCCATTCAGGTGCCAGGGCCTCGGATCCCAGAGAGCCAGGCATCCGCAACCCCTGGCAGGAGGAGGGAGTTGGAACAGAGCAGGGAGTGGGCCAACCCACAGGCCAGGTACTGGGGTGGGGTCAGGAGGAACTGGGCTTCTCCACAGAGGGGTAGAGCTTGCGCAGGCTGGAGTCCAGGAGGAAGTCCACTGACCTGTGGGGCAATGGAGGGTCATGAGCAGGCAACCAAGGGGTGCTAATGGGGGAATGGGAGGCAGGAGGTCAGGGCTAAGAAAGGGACTCCTGGATGCAGGACACAAGTGCCATCCTGGTGTCAGCCATCACCCTCTCTTTATTCagttgggaaaactgaggcacagagagggtaaaaGACTCACACAGGACCTCAAGGTCAGCTATGTTCCTGAGGAGAAAGACTCCTCCTCCCACTCTATGTTCATCTAGTTGGGTTGGCCCCATCTCTGGTTCTAAGGGAAGGCACATGACCCAAGCCGGGCCGGTCGGAAAAGGGAAGCTGGCTCAGGGATGGGCACCCAGTCCAGTATGGACCAATGACAGCCTTCCTTGGGATTTTTGCTGTCACTATTAAGAAGCTTCCTATGGGGggacttccccagcagtccaatgattaagacttcaccttccaacgcaggggatgaaggtttgatccctggtgggggagctaagatcccacatgcctcgcggccaaagactaaaacataaaaaacataaaacagaagcaatattgtaacaaattcaataaagactttaaaaatggtccacatcaaaaaaaattaaaagggcttccctggtggtgcagtggctaagagtccgcctgccgatgcaggggacatgggttcgtgccccggtccgggaagatcccacatgccgcggagtggctgggcctgtgagccatggccgctgagcctgcgcatccggagcctgtgctccgcaatgggagaggccacaacagtgagaggcccgcgtaccgcaaaaaaaaaaaaaaaaaaaaaaaaaattaaaaaaaagaagcttccTATGGGGCTTGctaagctggggggaggggagctgggagcTGCTGGGAGCCATCTCTGTTCCCATGAAGGAAAAGTGACTGAAGCCAAcacggggtggggcagggagaaggcCAGCAGAGAGACCCAGACCCCTAATAACATCAGTTGAGTGcttggatccagccatgcctccAGGTAGCATAGCTTTGGACTTTTCGGTTATGTGAAACAATCAATTCCTATTTTACTTAACCCAGTTTCAGTTGGGCTTCTGTCACCAAAAGTTCTCAAAACCCAACCCTTCCAGGGTGCACCTGTTCCTGCCTACCTCTGGTGGTTTTCTAACACTGagttttttttctgggaatttaCTTGTCCTGCGTCCCATACTCTCATAGCACCTCCTACCTTTATGGCCAGAGTACCTGCCAGATCATATGACAAGGGCCTAGACTGTCCTTTCTACCTCAGGAGCCCCAAGTGCCAGCCCTGCCTCCGCTACAACTGCTCTGTGAAAAGTGGATACACCCCCATACCTCTCAAAGGTTATCCCCGCCTGTAGGGTGGATGATCCCTGGGGCTGGGAGAAGCACCCACCTGTCGATGGGGTGGATGATGATGGGGATGGCCAGTAGTCCCAGTGCGGTGGTGGTCCACCTGCGGACAGCCAGAGGCCAGCGGGTAGCAGTGCCCAGGATATAGAGAGAGGCAGCACACACACGGTTGATAGTGAAGCCTGGGATGGCCACAGAGGCCAAAGCCTGCCACACGAAGGTGTCCACCATGGCCACGGTCACCCTGGTGCTGCGGCCTGCCTCAGGGCTTGGCACCTGGCAGGCACAAGAGACATTTAATCCAGCAGAGGCAGAGGCGGGAAACCCTGTGGACAAGGGGCATGAGGCTGGACCAGGGAGAGGGAAGTGAAGGGGGTTGGGGACAGAGCCACGCTAGTGTTGGGTTCTGGACTCCACCAATTCAGGGCTGAGGGTGGACTCACTCATATCCAGCACTAGGATATAGATTACGTCACCTGCGCTGGGGACAGGGTGCACTATGCTACAAACGGTACCGGGGTATGGAGTCCGCCAGGCCAGGTTGTGGGGACCGGACTGTCCCAGAGGGACTTAACCACATGCAAGGCTGTGGACTGACCACAAGGGGagtggacgggggtggggggttgagGGGCAGGTTAACACTCACGTCTCTCGCTTTCTTGCCCTTGTCAATGGCATCAGCCAGCACGTAGGAGCTGGACACACCGTAGCTCAGCCACACAACAGATACAGGCACCAGGGAGCGGAAGGCCTCCCCCACCTCATTGGCGTAGCCTGGTGGGGAGGGGATATTTAATTCC from Globicephala melas chromosome 13, mGloMel1.2, whole genome shotgun sequence carries:
- the MTFP1 gene encoding mitochondrial fission process protein 1, coding for MSEPPPRGAERDLFRDTWVRYLGYANEVGEAFRSLVPVSVVWLSYGVSSSYVLADAIDKGKKARDVPSPEAGRSTRVTVAMVDTFVWQALASVAIPGFTINRVCAASLYILGTATRWPLAVRRWTTTALGLLAIPIIIHPIDRSVDFLLDSSLRKLYPSVEKPSSS